One window of the Shewanella maritima genome contains the following:
- a CDS encoding S1 family peptidase, translating to MNSSIVKVTNKSGNTLGTGFVIKSDKNGSYIVTCNHALGDHSGIKTNNILSSLINKCEERDLAVLYTEGLKLEPLKLAAPGNGKVKVTGYSKIIGNEKKETIHNIEIKRDITISDNSYIKLYPKESIGEGYSGSPVICEVTDNVVGVVSIKQKSENYAISSKHIKDLVNITINEAIDSKKSRLKSNLNQVEKAIISKELEKNFNNALSSFSTQKNSWVTPNINRKDESESRKSEKVELESIIRNPCSLVINSRQQYGATTLSHYLIKEAWNDCDGSSFWLYLDATKLKPHKKEIIKYINRKLSDLSIAMEDIECIILDEFSTSITNGSRLLEEIHYLFESKPIILMYSMDDNPLISEKIALPRKFHELYLWALDRKG from the coding sequence GTGAATAGTTCAATAGTAAAAGTAACAAACAAAAGTGGAAACACCTTAGGTACAGGCTTTGTTATAAAATCAGATAAAAATGGTTCATATATAGTCACATGCAATCATGCACTAGGTGATCACAGTGGAATAAAAACAAACAATATCTTATCAAGCTTAATAAATAAATGCGAAGAAAGAGACTTAGCAGTACTATATACAGAAGGATTAAAACTGGAACCTCTAAAATTAGCTGCACCTGGAAACGGAAAGGTAAAAGTAACAGGGTACTCAAAAATAATCGGCAATGAAAAGAAAGAAACCATACATAACATAGAGATAAAGAGAGACATCACAATAAGTGACAACAGCTATATAAAATTATATCCAAAAGAAAGCATCGGGGAGGGTTATAGTGGTTCACCAGTAATCTGTGAAGTAACCGATAATGTCGTCGGCGTCGTATCCATCAAACAAAAATCTGAAAACTACGCCATTAGCTCGAAACATATAAAAGACCTAGTTAACATCACAATAAACGAAGCAATAGACTCTAAAAAATCAAGGCTAAAATCAAATCTAAACCAGGTTGAAAAAGCAATAATATCTAAAGAGCTAGAAAAAAACTTCAATAACGCCCTATCATCTTTCTCAACACAAAAGAACTCTTGGGTAACTCCTAACATAAATAGAAAGGATGAATCGGAATCAAGGAAGAGTGAAAAAGTTGAACTAGAATCAATAATAAGAAATCCCTGCTCATTAGTAATAAACTCTAGACAGCAATATGGCGCAACGACACTTTCACACTATTTGATAAAAGAAGCATGGAATGACTGTGACGGCTCTTCATTTTGGTTATATCTTGACGCCACGAAGTTAAAGCCACATAAAAAAGAAATAATAAAGTATATAAACAGGAAACTATCTGATCTTTCTATAGCTATGGAAGATATTGAGTGCATAATACTTGATGAATTTTCAACATCAATCACCAATGGAAGCAGGTTACTGGAGGAAATTCACTATTTATTTGAGAGCAAACCGATTATATTAATGTACTCTATGGATGATAACCCATTAATTTCAGAAAAAATCGCACTTCCAAGAAAATTCCACGAACTCTATTTATGGGCATTAGACCGAAAAGGGTAA
- a CDS encoding CU044_2847 family protein: MNKVVELEDGLELEVFIPEDDARLISSGSKVQARIDDIQALLSKVITPISNTYKELNKSVSIAETKVSLGVKLSMESGFVVAKCSSEAHIQIEMTLRESEQGE, encoded by the coding sequence ATGAATAAAGTTGTAGAACTGGAAGATGGTCTCGAATTAGAAGTGTTTATTCCAGAAGATGATGCCAGATTGATATCATCTGGCAGTAAAGTTCAAGCACGAATAGATGATATTCAAGCACTACTTTCAAAAGTTATAACCCCTATATCAAACACGTATAAAGAACTTAATAAATCTGTAAGCATTGCGGAAACTAAAGTCTCATTGGGTGTAAAGCTATCGATGGAGAGCGGATTTGTTGTTGCAAAATGTTCATCTGAAGCTCACATCCAAATTGAAATGACATTAAGGGAGTCGGAACAAGGTGAATAG
- a CDS encoding nuclease-related domain-containing protein, translating into MKEIFIQLLAVAIVLSSMLVTLGIMYILLKRRDATVQLPIDREKLQRLPALGLQQQIQDLQMDLLAAMLMGLMAVSLPFAFKSVTAYLTVGEFPWLFAFVAIIGLIATAVKITKTFGKLTKLRLGHTAEVATANELIALQAKGYQVFHDIQADGFNIDHLAVGTNGVFAIETKGRYKRHKDNKNNGKNYQMSFQDGRLAFPSWTESKPIEQAQRQAKWVSQWLTKATGNPVTATPVLVFPGWYITNKSRPPFPILNHKQLAKTLPTMTSNQQGGKLLSPQEVKAIVYQVAQRCLSTTTREQI; encoded by the coding sequence ATGAAAGAGATCTTCATTCAATTGCTTGCTGTAGCGATCGTACTTTCAAGCATGCTGGTCACTCTTGGCATCATGTACATTTTACTAAAACGCAGAGACGCGACAGTTCAACTCCCTATAGATAGAGAAAAGCTTCAACGCCTACCCGCGTTGGGGCTTCAACAGCAAATCCAAGACCTACAAATGGACTTACTCGCTGCTATGCTAATGGGCTTAATGGCAGTCAGCCTACCCTTTGCCTTTAAAAGTGTCACCGCCTACCTCACAGTTGGAGAATTCCCTTGGTTATTTGCTTTCGTTGCCATCATAGGACTTATAGCAACTGCAGTAAAAATCACTAAAACATTTGGCAAACTCACCAAACTGCGCCTAGGACATACCGCTGAAGTTGCCACAGCTAACGAGCTAATTGCACTACAAGCTAAGGGTTATCAAGTATTTCACGATATACAGGCCGATGGTTTCAACATCGATCATCTAGCCGTAGGAACAAATGGCGTGTTCGCCATTGAAACTAAAGGCCGTTACAAACGACATAAAGACAATAAGAATAACGGCAAGAACTACCAAATGAGTTTTCAAGATGGCCGCTTAGCGTTTCCATCGTGGACTGAATCCAAGCCTATTGAGCAAGCACAAAGACAAGCTAAATGGGTAAGCCAATGGTTAACTAAGGCAACAGGGAACCCTGTTACTGCTACACCAGTGCTTGTGTTTCCTGGCTGGTACATCACCAATAAAAGCAGACCACCTTTCCCTATTTTAAATCACAAACAACTCGCCAAAACGCTACCAACGATGACTTCGAATCAACAAGGTGGAAAGCTACTAAGTCCACAAGAGGTTAAAGCGATTGTTTATCAGGTAGCACAAAGGTGTTTATCAACGACAACAAGAGAACAAATATGA
- a CDS encoding M3 family metallopeptidase, translating into MSIHRRFSVLACASAVSIAILATGCSNQQEQESKVAKQAEPSAANATVGAEAAQIATQASLKDGSNPFFNTWDTPYGVPPFDDIKTEHFLPAFKQSMETHLQEVDAIANNEQAATFDNTIKPLELAGADLTRVAMVFFNLTGTESNADMQALQREISPMLSRHSTTIQMNENLFKRIKTVYQTREQSNLNAEQLRLVERMYNDAVRSGANLEGEARERFAAINEQISSLTTSFGQNTLNDSRGFKLVLEETDLDGMSQSMIEAASATAEAQGLKGKYVITLQRSSVEPFLQFSNRRDLREKAFKGWALRGDNDNEFDNKKNVEQIVKLRAERAQLLGYKHHSDYVLSNTMAASPEAAMDLLLKVWDPAVKQAKKEREWILEQMAAEGAKHEFAAWDWRYYAEKVRKARFDLDQGEITQYFELNNMLEAKFYVAEQLFGLTFAERTDIPVYNPSVRVWEVRDASKNVIGLFFGDYYARSTKRSGAWMSAFRTQQKLAGNVKPLIINNMNLNKPAEGEPTLMSFSDATTLFHEFGHALHGLLSDVTYPTLAGTSVSRDWVEFPAQLYEHFIAQPQMLKKFALHYKTNEPLPDALIERMKKASTFNQGFATVEFTASALVDMAYHKMTKVDSIDVRAFEDKTLGDYGKPEEIIMRHRSPHFGHIFAGGYSSAYYAYMWSEILDSDGFNAFVEAGDIFDKQTADKLYKYVFSTGDTLNYDEAYKSFRGRAPTTDALLENRGFKQ; encoded by the coding sequence ATGTCCATTCATCGACGATTTTCAGTACTTGCCTGCGCAAGTGCAGTTTCAATCGCAATTTTGGCAACAGGTTGTAGCAATCAACAAGAACAAGAATCAAAAGTGGCTAAACAAGCTGAACCGTCTGCAGCGAACGCAACAGTTGGCGCTGAAGCTGCACAAATAGCTACGCAAGCTTCGCTTAAGGATGGTAGTAATCCATTTTTCAACACTTGGGACACGCCTTACGGTGTACCGCCGTTTGACGATATTAAAACTGAGCATTTCTTGCCTGCGTTCAAGCAGTCAATGGAAACGCATTTACAAGAAGTCGATGCCATTGCCAACAATGAGCAAGCGGCGACATTTGATAACACCATTAAGCCTTTAGAGCTGGCTGGCGCTGATTTAACTCGCGTTGCTATGGTGTTCTTTAACCTTACAGGTACAGAGTCAAACGCTGACATGCAAGCATTGCAACGTGAAATTTCACCTATGCTAAGCCGTCATAGCACGACCATTCAAATGAATGAAAACCTGTTCAAGCGCATTAAAACTGTTTACCAAACACGTGAGCAAAGTAATCTTAATGCTGAGCAGCTTCGCTTAGTTGAGCGCATGTATAACGACGCTGTTCGTTCTGGTGCAAACCTTGAAGGTGAAGCGAGAGAACGTTTTGCAGCCATTAATGAGCAAATCTCAAGCTTGACCACAAGCTTTGGTCAAAACACGCTTAATGACAGCCGTGGATTTAAGCTAGTGCTGGAAGAAACTGACCTAGACGGTATGTCGCAGTCAATGATTGAAGCGGCATCTGCAACGGCAGAAGCGCAAGGCCTGAAAGGTAAGTATGTTATTACGCTGCAGCGTTCAAGTGTTGAGCCCTTCTTACAGTTCTCTAACCGCAGAGATTTGCGTGAGAAAGCCTTTAAAGGTTGGGCATTACGTGGTGACAACGACAACGAGTTCGACAACAAGAAAAACGTTGAGCAAATCGTCAAACTTCGTGCTGAGCGCGCACAGTTGCTAGGTTATAAGCACCATTCAGACTACGTATTATCAAACACCATGGCAGCGTCGCCAGAAGCAGCGATGGATTTGCTTTTGAAAGTTTGGGACCCAGCTGTTAAACAAGCTAAAAAAGAGCGTGAATGGATTTTAGAGCAAATGGCGGCAGAAGGGGCAAAACACGAATTTGCTGCTTGGGACTGGCGTTACTACGCAGAAAAAGTACGTAAAGCCCGCTTTGACTTAGATCAAGGTGAGATCACCCAGTACTTCGAGTTAAATAACATGCTCGAAGCTAAGTTTTATGTTGCTGAACAACTGTTTGGTTTAACGTTTGCTGAGCGCACCGACATTCCTGTTTATAACCCTAGCGTTCGCGTGTGGGAAGTAAGAGACGCAAGCAAAAACGTTATTGGCTTATTCTTTGGTGATTACTACGCTCGCTCTACTAAGCGTTCAGGTGCTTGGATGAGTGCGTTTAGAACTCAGCAAAAACTAGCGGGTAACGTTAAGCCGCTTATCATCAATAATATGAATCTGAACAAGCCAGCTGAAGGCGAGCCAACCTTAATGAGCTTCTCGGATGCCACTACTTTGTTCCATGAATTCGGACATGCGCTGCATGGCTTGTTGTCTGACGTAACTTACCCAACGCTTGCTGGTACTAGTGTGTCACGCGACTGGGTTGAGTTCCCGGCGCAGCTATATGAACACTTTATTGCCCAGCCGCAAATGCTTAAAAAGTTTGCTTTGCACTATAAAACGAACGAGCCACTGCCAGATGCGCTTATTGAGCGTATGAAAAAGGCCAGCACCTTTAATCAAGGTTTTGCAACGGTTGAGTTTACTGCATCAGCACTTGTTGATATGGCGTATCACAAAATGACCAAAGTAGATTCGATAGATGTACGTGCTTTTGAAGACAAGACATTAGGCGATTACGGTAAACCTGAAGAAATTATCATGCGTCACCGTAGTCCTCACTTTGGTCACATCTTTGCTGGCGGCTATTCATCAGCTTACTATGCGTACATGTGGTCTGAAATCTTAGACTCAGATGGCTTCAATGCGTTTGTTGAAGCGGGTGATATCTTCGATAAACAAACTGCTGATAAGCTATATAAATACGTATTTAGTACAGGCGATACGCTTAATTACGATGAAGCATATAAGAGCTTCCGTGGTCGCGCACCAACCACAGATGCACTGCTAGAAAATCGTGGTTTTAAGCAGTAA
- a CDS encoding phospholipase D-like domain-containing protein, which translates to MERSHQILVKIASALISLMLISSCSANEQYLPIYSKDHCKQIPATEQGNLNQYLAPFTDKMTSSTGVYVLEQGTEAMLTRAWLSQQAQKTIDIQYFIFSADNIGLIAVDYLVRAANRGIKVRILVDDILVNATAEQLLKLSAHKNLEVKIYNPNINIGKNIAQKLYNVVTDFHGVNQRMHNKTFTVDGQVSITGGRNVADEYFGYDHTYNFRDRDVLVLGGATDDIQTSFNDYWQSALSVPIEKLVETSTKFTDDYSDLHNYACNPDNFVPKVRQMINDLPKVFAEIQQSGQLHWLNDVEYIADIPGKNTEDDFLGGGGKTTDKLIELAKSAKTSLTIQTPYLVTTKTTRALLKSLVDSGVKVKVLTNSLASNDNLEAFSGYQRDREEILETGIELYEFKPDAQIRQKVMSEVMQKQLPEMPIFGLHAKTMVIDNHTAVIGTFNLDPRSTHLNTESLVIIPSTQIASEVKRGMLAEMLPENAWRITPDSNPDSEVGRLKRMKVKLRRVVPKSIL; encoded by the coding sequence TTGGAACGTTCGCATCAGATACTGGTAAAAATTGCATCGGCATTAATTAGCTTGATGCTTATCTCTTCATGTTCGGCCAATGAGCAGTATTTACCGATTTATAGCAAAGATCATTGCAAGCAAATCCCTGCAACAGAGCAAGGCAATTTGAATCAATATCTCGCTCCCTTCACCGATAAAATGACATCAAGCACGGGCGTCTATGTTCTCGAACAAGGCACCGAAGCCATGCTCACCAGAGCTTGGTTAAGCCAGCAAGCACAGAAAACCATTGATATTCAGTACTTTATTTTTTCAGCTGACAATATCGGCCTAATTGCAGTTGATTACCTAGTGAGGGCAGCCAACAGAGGCATAAAAGTACGTATTCTGGTTGATGATATTTTGGTTAACGCCACAGCTGAGCAACTATTGAAGCTCTCAGCCCATAAAAACCTTGAGGTCAAAATCTACAACCCCAATATCAACATTGGTAAGAATATCGCGCAGAAGCTTTATAACGTGGTGACCGACTTTCACGGCGTAAATCAGCGCATGCACAATAAAACCTTCACGGTTGACGGTCAGGTATCGATTACAGGTGGGCGAAACGTGGCTGATGAATATTTTGGCTATGACCATACCTACAATTTTAGAGACAGAGACGTGCTAGTTTTAGGTGGCGCAACCGATGACATTCAAACGTCATTTAACGATTACTGGCAAAGCGCGTTGAGCGTACCTATCGAAAAGCTCGTTGAAACATCCACTAAATTCACCGACGACTACAGCGATTTACACAACTACGCCTGTAACCCCGACAACTTTGTCCCAAAAGTCAGGCAGATGATCAATGATCTCCCTAAGGTATTTGCTGAAATCCAACAAAGCGGCCAGCTCCACTGGTTAAATGATGTTGAATACATTGCCGACATACCAGGTAAAAATACCGAAGATGACTTCTTAGGTGGCGGCGGTAAAACCACTGATAAACTGATTGAGCTAGCAAAATCAGCCAAAACATCACTAACAATACAAACGCCCTATTTAGTAACCACCAAAACAACCAGAGCCTTATTAAAGTCACTGGTTGATAGCGGCGTGAAAGTGAAGGTCCTCACCAACAGCTTAGCCTCCAACGACAACCTTGAGGCATTTAGCGGCTATCAAAGAGACAGGGAAGAAATACTAGAAACTGGCATCGAGCTTTATGAGTTCAAACCAGATGCGCAGATCAGGCAAAAAGTAATGTCAGAAGTCATGCAAAAACAACTGCCTGAAATGCCGATATTTGGTTTACACGCCAAAACCATGGTGATTGATAATCACACCGCAGTCATCGGCACATTCAACCTCGACCCAAGAAGCACTCACCTTAACACCGAGAGCTTAGTCATCATCCCATCAACACAAATCGCCAGCGAGGTAAAACGCGGTATGCTAGCTGAAATGCTTCCAGAAAATGCCTGGCGGATAACACCTGACTCGAACCCTGACAGCGAAGTCGGCAGGCTAAAGCGAATGAAAGTGAAGTTAAGGCGAGTCGTGCCTAAAAGTATTCTTTAG
- a CDS encoding LysR substrate-binding domain-containing protein, which produces MKPTNKAHFLAEKLPEIWRDLEEVINHEEEFQIEKLSGQLNIALHPLYIDLLSDKLFIELKQRASNVQLVISVWSNDTEAQLLEGKLDFGITIDPLDMSKEVSQRRLPKLYAKLYLNNQHPLIDEQINQHTFSKYALAILHVRGWNEHITYTERYLSRFGVTPKIEYRSPHPSSILNVVSQTQLLHPIVANYYDLSSEQVSKKFIYIEDSPLMLDSAFCYHYRHRNSPIHQWFYETIEDMLQHEYRRDHVQLESVAPCFDARAETIL; this is translated from the coding sequence TTGAAGCCAACTAATAAAGCGCATTTTTTGGCGGAAAAGCTACCTGAAATTTGGCGTGATCTTGAAGAGGTGATTAATCATGAAGAAGAGTTTCAGATTGAGAAGCTTTCTGGTCAGTTAAACATTGCATTGCATCCGCTATATATTGATTTACTCAGTGACAAGCTATTTATCGAGCTAAAGCAGCGTGCCTCCAATGTGCAATTGGTGATATCTGTGTGGAGCAATGACACCGAAGCACAGCTACTGGAGGGTAAGCTGGATTTTGGCATTACCATTGACCCATTGGATATGTCAAAAGAGGTGAGTCAACGTAGGCTGCCTAAGTTGTACGCTAAGCTATACCTTAATAACCAGCATCCGCTAATTGATGAGCAAATTAACCAACATACGTTTTCAAAATATGCGTTGGCAATTCTGCATGTGCGGGGTTGGAACGAACACATAACCTATACAGAGCGCTATTTGTCTCGATTTGGAGTTACGCCTAAAATTGAATACCGTAGCCCTCATCCTAGTTCAATTCTTAACGTTGTGTCCCAAACACAGTTATTGCATCCCATCGTTGCAAATTACTACGACTTATCCTCAGAACAAGTCAGCAAAAAGTTCATATATATAGAGGACTCTCCATTGATGTTAGATAGTGCATTTTGTTATCACTATCGTCATCGAAATTCACCTATACATCAGTGGTTTTATGAGACTATCGAAGATATGTTGCAGCATGAATACCGACGCGATCACGTTCAGCTAGAATCAGTAGCTCCTTGTTTTGACGCGAGAGCTGAAACAATACTGTAG
- a CDS encoding LysR family transcriptional regulator: MELRHLKHFLAVAQSKHFHQAAMQLNLAQPSLSRSIQKMEELLGVKLLDRSSRSVTLTPMGEIVVSHGTRIVRDVEFMKAEIQAIQELGNGDLSIGASAIPLNSIVGPVMGQFIHAYPKVSVDLKVGQWHSLYRQLYKAEIGLFIAETKATELDKKSELEIIQLPPFKVIFCVRHSHPLAKCSTVSLNDLKSFPLAIPSAMPKGITEQFDDLFRKSRQGFAGLIKFEQFQAIKDSLSDCDLIALAPDISVEKDMKQGELTTLPVSDMPEIQASFSIVYLKHRQLLPSERAFVHYIQQAL, encoded by the coding sequence ATGGAGTTGCGACATTTAAAACATTTTTTGGCGGTAGCACAGTCAAAACATTTCCATCAAGCAGCAATGCAATTAAATCTTGCACAACCATCACTTTCTCGTAGCATTCAGAAAATGGAGGAATTATTAGGCGTAAAATTACTAGATCGCTCCTCACGTTCCGTTACATTAACGCCAATGGGAGAAATAGTGGTTTCTCATGGCACCCGAATTGTCCGGGATGTCGAGTTTATGAAGGCAGAAATTCAAGCGATACAAGAATTAGGTAATGGAGATTTAAGTATTGGCGCCAGCGCAATTCCACTTAATAGTATTGTTGGTCCGGTTATGGGGCAGTTTATTCACGCATACCCCAAAGTCAGCGTAGATTTAAAAGTAGGTCAGTGGCACAGCTTATATCGACAACTTTATAAAGCTGAGATCGGTTTATTCATAGCAGAAACTAAGGCAACTGAGCTCGATAAAAAAAGTGAGCTCGAAATAATCCAATTACCACCATTTAAAGTCATCTTTTGCGTAAGACATTCACATCCTCTCGCAAAATGCTCAACGGTTTCACTGAATGATTTGAAGTCATTTCCACTTGCTATACCAAGTGCGATGCCTAAAGGCATAACCGAACAGTTCGACGATCTGTTTAGGAAAAGTAGGCAAGGGTTTGCTGGCTTAATTAAATTTGAACAATTTCAAGCCATTAAAGATTCTTTATCAGATTGTGATTTGATTGCTTTAGCACCTGATATTTCGGTCGAAAAGGACATGAAACAGGGCGAGCTAACCACCTTACCTGTTAGTGATATGCCTGAAATTCAAGCTTCATTTAGTATTGTATATTTGAAGCATCGACAGCTCCTCCCCTCAGAAAGAGCCTTTGTGCATTATATTCAGCAGGCGTTATAA